Proteins from a genomic interval of Zingiber officinale cultivar Zhangliang chromosome 1B, Zo_v1.1, whole genome shotgun sequence:
- the LOC122040095 gene encoding uncharacterized protein LOC122040095: MASFGKLKIKSDGDDTIHASSKRKGQPATIGKGKGKIASTSTNNSLQVETMLESTDTETTRTSRGRTHLDKLTKQRVQGIRNEVRFNKLGQPVGGAAIAMQSYIGLLAREKVKISYKTWKQVPNEVKELIWESVNLTYDVPPSWKKGCLNSASNKWRQFKSHLTQTFISKKPDKLEELDEPPSGYGLARDDWISFVRTRMSDDFIKLSEQQKEKRKKNIYPHRLARKGYARYAEEIANELCDDDEINRAIIWKKGRVNKEGKFDGQELKQTIDKIKREGTLEINGTKEDILTKALNSREHSGRVRAVGGHITPSLFFNGSRWKTDHVDRELLIEQKRELVEARKLIQDQDTRIQNLEAIVYKKGAWGSDIDDKGSCSVKLPQQNDNKLNTDKTFPSHEEFNDVEMQVVDKEVALQGKSVILTLDSSTDIVAYGTVVEVIGVNHSLHGVPLPKNCLRVSIDEAMQKSACLPVPIPNECETIGDAVGTHVAWPKHLLMLRQKKRQMKKTAHVENNQTLLSSVPRSLRVVYCYCKSALENGRNLSIALDHEVFQDDYELNLHLEDISALYHLEPISGNCVVVYIW, encoded by the exons ATGGCATCCTTtggaaagcttaaaatcaaatctgatgGTGATGACACAATTCATGCTTCAAGCAAGAGAAAAGGACAACCTGCAACGATTGGGAAGGGCAAAGGAAAAATTGCATCTACATCCACTAACAACAGTTTACAGGTTGAGACAATGCTGGAATCTACAGACACTGAAACAACAAGAACATCTAGAGGTCGTACCCATCTGGATAAGCTTACTAAACAAAGGGTTCAAGGAATTCGAAATGAGGTAAGATTTAATAAACTTGGACAGCCAGTAGGAGGAGCTGCTATTGCaatgcaaagttacattggcTTGCTTGCTCGAGAAAAGGTCAAGATATCTTACAAGACGTGGAAACAAGTTCCAAATGAAGTTAAAGAATTGATATGGGAATCAGTTAAT CTGACATATGATGTTCCCCCAAGTTGGAAGAAGGGATGTTTGAATTCAGCAAGTAATAAGTGGCGTCAGTTTAAATCCCATCTCACTCAGACATTCATTTCGAAGAAGCCTGACAAACTCGAAGAGTTGGATGAACCACCTAGCGGCTATGGTCTTGCAAGAGATGATTGGATTTCTTTTGTCAGGACTCGCATGTCTGATGACTTTATT AAACTAAGTGAACAAcagaaggagaaaagaaagaagaacataTACCCCCATCGCCTTGCTCGTAAAGGATATGCACGATAtgctgaagaaata gcaaatgaATTATGTGACGATGATGaaatcaatagagctattatttGGAAGAAAGGAAGGGTTAATAAAGAAGGGAAATTTGATGGCCAAGAGTTGAAACAAACAATAGACAAGATT AAGCGTGAGGGTACACTCGAAATTAATGGGACAAAAGAAGATATTCTTACGAAAGCACTCAATTCAAGAGAACATAGTGGACGTGTGAGGGCTGTTGGAGGTCATATCACTCCATCATTGTTCTTTAATGGTAGTAGATGGAAGACTGACCATGTTGATAGAGAGCTACTGATTGAGCAAAAGAGAGAGTTGGTGGAGGCTAGAAAATTAATTCAAGACCAAGATACACGCATTCAAAACCTTGAAGCAATTGTCTACAAAAAGGGTGCATGGGGCAGTGACATTGATGACAAAGGAAGTTGCTCGGTAAAGTTACCTCAACAAAATGACAATAAACTGAACACCGATAAGACTTTCCCCAGTCATGAAGAGTTCAATGATGTCGAAATGCAAGTTGTGGATAAAGAAGTTGCTTTACAG GGTAAATCAGTTATTTTGACATTGGATTCTAGCACAGAcattgttgcatatggtacaGTTGTTGAGGTCATTGGAGTTAATCACTCTCTCCATGGTGTTCCGTTACCCAAGAATTGTCTGCGTGTATCCATCGATGAAGCAATGCAGAAATCAGCATGTTTGCCAGTTCCGATTCCCAATGAATGTGAAACTATTGGTGATGCTGTTGGAACCCATGTGGCTTGGCCAAAACACCTGCTGATGCTACGACAAAAG AAGCGTCAAATGAAGAAAACAGCACATGTAGAAAATAACCAGACTTTGTTATCAAGTGTGCCAAGATCATTGCGCGTGGTGTATTGTTATTGTAAGAGTGCTCTTGAGAATGGAAGGAATTTGTCAATTGCTTTAGATCATGAGGTATTTCAAGATGATTATGAACTGAACTTGCATCTTGAGGACATTAGTGCTTTGTATCACTTGGAGCCAATTTCAGGAAATTGTGTGGTTGTTTACATATGGTAA